CGTATCCGTCCAGGTGGACCGTGAGAGCATGGCCCACAGAGTCGTGGATGGTATTGCCGCGTTGCTGTAACTGAATCAAGTGGGACAGGTAATCCGAGCGGCCTTCGCCGCTGCCACTTTGCCGCAGCTTCACTGCGTCCTGGGTCAGCTGTAGGAAGAACTCATCCGTAGTCTTGAGAAAGAATCGCATTCCTAAAAAATTGCGCAGGAACGGTGCCACCAGGGACTTGTTGAACTTCATTATAGAGCTGAAAGCACTCGCTGTCCAGTCTGTGGAGGTTTTCTGAAACACTGCCTCCTCTCCGACTTTTCCACTTAGTGAGTTGGCGTCAATGCCCCAGATGAAGTCGGCCATGGTAGTGGCCGTGAAGCGATAGGCCagctaataataaaaaaccttgtctttattttttttttgattattttgtaCTCACATCTCTGGTCTCGATAACGTCGCCCTTCTCCTGCCTAGCCCGTTCAATGTATTCGACTAGCCTACGACCACTCTGCTCCCAAATTTTGTAGGCCATCCTCAGTCGGTTGGGCGTTAGTCCTGCCCCATTTTCGGTGCGCAGCCGCTTCCACTCCTCGCCAGTGGTGAAGAACGGGGATCTTCTCACGTACTTGTCATCCGGATTGTGGCCCACGAAACTGCTGGTAATCGTGTCCCGGAAGTGACTGAACTTATCCACCAGGATCTCATGGGCCAAAGCTGGATCCAAAATCAACAGTTGAGGTTGCCTGGTAATGAAGGTGCCTACTGCGCGGTACTTGCCTTTGTACTTGCTGAAATAACATAGATCTTCTCTGAATCTCAGGGAAATACATTTGATTTGAGTTCTATCCAACCATGTTTGATTTATGAACGTACTTCTACAAACTTTTCGattcttaaaaagaaaaacagatCCCTCCAAATGCTGTGTCCAAAGCCCTCCGTCCCCAATCCTGTCCTGAGGTATTTCTTCTAAGCCAAAAACTGCCCTATGTAGCAGGTTACAAGTACCACGGGGCTTATTTAAACAATCGGCTAAACTTCCGAACACACACAGTATCCATTACAAAGGCCAAAGCTGAAGAAACTAAGACGGCTTCTTAATAGTCGGAACAAGTTATCCCTACGAAACAAGCTTTTAATATACAAAGCGGTAATTGCTCCCTCATAGCATTATGGACTGCTATTCGGCATTCCATCAAAAtctaatttggaaaatattcgAATTATTCAAACCAAAAACCTGAGGCCATGGTACAAGCGCAGAGCGAACTTGAAAAAGGACCTGATGGTGCACAAAGTAGGGTATGCTTTAAAAGATCAGGCCACTCAAATTTACTAGTCAAGCACCTACTAAACGAGCTCAACATTGCATGTATAATGGTACCTATTAATTTAAGTTGTTTTATAATGAaagaataattaataaaaaaaataataaaaaataaataaacttttgacCATCCTCACCATTTCACCTTTTCAAACctttaaaataacttaaacAAGGAAGAACAGCTAATCTTTAAAAGTTACCCTTTTACTTAATTGACCATATTTATGGGTGGCAGGTATGGTCTACTTAAGGGACCGAAAAATACCCGGGTGTTTCGCCTGCAAAAAATCCTTGTGATCTAGGactaccgggtataaaaataatacctaataaaattttatcatCTGACCCAACTTTCGGGAAAGATATGAGCACTTATAAacagcttttatttattgaatgatTATAAACCGAAACTAATGTATATTTTACAGATTCTTACTAAATTTTCGATGACAAAACGAAGTAAAAAAATGGACACTTACTCGTACACATCCTGAACGTCTAGAATGAAACTGCGACTCTTGTTGACTAGGATTCCAGGATAAGTTCCCAAAATAGTTAAAGGTTCAGCGGTCAAAGCCCCCCGCTTTTCCCAATACTTGTGATACCAGGTCAAGTATATATAGACAACGGCGAAGGAAACATGAATGAAGGCCAAAAGCACAGCCACTGCAGTCCACATTGTTGGTCAAAAGTGATCGATCAGTCCCCCACCGAGTTCTGTTAGCTACTGCCAGTAAGTGTGTTTGGTAAGGCCTATCAAAGCTCCCAAGAGAATAAAATACATTGTACACCTCTCTCTTAATAATCTTAACCTTACACCAGTACAATCTGTtttataagtttttaattttcgttCAACTCTCGAATGTGATAAGATTATATTTTCTTGCTGGTGTTGTTTGTTGGAGAGGTAAGTATTGTGGTTGTGATTTCCAAGCAATCTATGCATTCGACTGGCTTATCATTCATGTTGTTTATTTCAAATAgcgaattatttatttccaaacatatgtatatatttttatttcatcagGAATCGTAATGATAATATAAAACATTATTGATCGTCCTCATCGGAAAACTCGTCGATATTCCAAATTGATGTCCCCTTGTAGTACAACGCCGAAACCTGAGTCTCCCCTGGGGATCAATCGCTCTGTTTTCCGCACCACATAAAAGTTgcatataatataaaacagTGCGGATTTTAATGTCAATAGAGCCAGCCGAATCCCTAGAAAGgtttaaaggaaaaaaagaaCGGAAAAAATATGGTTATCATATTAACGATTATACTCTTTAAAGtatactttatttatttacccaTACAAACACGGGGGCCATCACTGAAGGGCAGGAATATTCCTTTTCGCATGAGCTCCTGATAAGCCCCGTTATCAAATCGTTCTGGTCTAAAGTCTTCGGGgtcggaaaaatatttttcgtcaTGATGGAACTGATAATTGGGTATCATGATCATAATGCCCTTCTCCACTCGGATATTTTTGAGCTCGCTTAGCTTAATATCCGTGGAAGTTGTGCAAACTTTCGTGTATTGTGGTATCAAGCTGCTAAGTCGAAGGGATTCtagtaataaatataaaatatatagtcacttaaaacaagaaaggaaagctaacttcgggcataGCCGAGTTTCTATTGACATACATACTATATACTGAAAATATCGGATGTATTTTCACAGATGGGTGATGGGTACGATGCAGCATACCAAATAAGAAATATTGCTCAGATATGAAGACAAGCAATACCAAAATGAGTCATTATAAACCATTGTAGATCGAACATCACCTCGAGGGGTGTTGCAGGATCTTGCATGGAATAGAGGACTACAATTTGAGGTTCTTTTGTAAagaacattttattttaggcCTCTTAATAAAGACTGTATACATTTTGAATTTGCTTTCCTCTTCTTGCCAaccaaatttaattgaaataaatttaaataataaattaggtAAACAACTGACCATAGACGACTTGCTCTAAATAGGGTAGGCCGCAAAGTTTGTCAAAATCGATGCTCTTTTCTTCATCCAAGCTAGAAAAGATTTCCGTGCGCAGCTTTTGTTGAGCTGCAGGACTTTCCGCCAACTAAAGAGTGTATTTAATATGAAAAGTATAATAATTCCTATCGGAAGTCAATGCAACCACATACGTAATACAGTGCATGAAGGAGGGCCGTTCCGGTAGTGTCGTAACCATCCAGCAGAACCGTCAGAGCGTGACCTACCAGATCGTCGTGGGTGGCCTGTTTCTGCTCACGAAGTTGGAGTAAATGGGAGAGATAATCCGTTCGGCTGGAGTTTTTACCACTTTTCAGGCGCATTTCTATTGACTCCTTGGTCAAGTTCGAGAAAAACTCTTCCGTGTCTTTGGGGTAGAAGCGGAATTTCAACAGCAGGCGAATCCCTGGAGCTACTATGGTGGCCATGAACCACGAAATCATATAGAAGGCGTAGCTGGTCCATCTGGTAGCCATATATTGGATCTTGTTTGGCTGCTCGGGTCGGGTAAACGTGCCAGCATCGATGCCCCAAATGAAGTCAGCCATCACATGAGCCGTGTAACGAAAGCAGAGCTACGAAAAAAAGAcacgaattttcaatttgttgaATTTGTATACTCGGTACTCCTAGAGTACAAGGGGATATTGTAGTCGTGgcaatgtatgtaacatagagaaggaccccataaagtatatgtatatattcttgatcagcatcaactgccgagtcgatatagccatgccATATATCATGGAGATTCCTATAATGCTGTAATGATGGGAAACTAGTTTATAgcgtcctttcttgttaaattgtCATTTTGGTAAATACtcaaaaaatcattttcaataactttttaaacaataatGAGTCTATTTGAAACAATAATCATGTTCAAACACAATTTCTTAGTTTggtttattttctatataggACTTTATTTTGGATCAAAGTGCCCTAAACATCAGTTAGTcactcagttttaaagctatcgacttggaactttgcacactcccttcctttctgggcgggatcggccaactatatcctctAGCTtttatataactgattaattgtaactttgtttttctttcttgttttatttttttttaagaataaacgTAAtatacttaaataaaaaaattaaatgcaagTAAAAAC
This region of Drosophila bipectinata strain 14024-0381.07 chromosome 2L, DbipHiC1v2, whole genome shotgun sequence genomic DNA includes:
- the Cyp309a1 gene encoding probable cytochrome P450 309a1, encoding MWTAVAVLLAFIHVSFAVVYIYLTWYHKYWEKRGALTAEPLTILGTYPGILVNKSRSFILDVQDVYDKYKGKYRAVGTFITRQPQLLILDPALAHEILVDKFSHFRDTITSSFVGHNPDDKYVRRSPFFTTGEEWKRLRTENGAGLTPNRLRMAYKIWEQSGRRLVEYIERARQEKGDVIETRDLAYRFTATTMADFIWGIDANSLSGKVGEEAVFQKTSTDWTASAFSSIMKFNKSLVAPFLRNFLGMRFFLKTTDEFFLQLTQDAVKLRQSGSGEGRSDYLSHLIQLQQRGNTIHDSVGHALTVHLDGYETSGAVLYHMLYSLSENIEEQEKLRSEILEALALNESISYEQINSLPYLDQCFNESLRLVTPIGFFMRICTKDVQIDLGNGNSINLEPGISVMVPAYQYHHDDAFYPAASEFRPERFADGAASVFNKRGMFLPFGDGPRICLGMRVGQLTVKTAILNIISNYLVEQTKKVPLGADTGMGIFLNGDVELKYTKLGN
- the Cyp309a2 gene encoding probable cytochrome P450 309a2 — its product is MYILLALFLVILHLLVLLVYLYLTWHHKYWSKRGLTTAQPLTVLGTYPGLLTRKSNLVIDIQKIYDKYKGKHRAVGVFVTRQPQILILDPELAHDVLVGNYRCYKDSLTSSYIRHAKQDKYARLNPFWASGESWRRLRSEAQAGLSGHRLKHGYAIWKQGGKMLINYMTQQVDHNNTLETRDLCFRYTAHVMADFIWGIDAGTFTRPEQPNKIQYMATRWTSYAFYMISWFMATIVAPGIRLLLKFRFYPKDTEEFFSNLTKESIEMRLKSGKNSSRTDYLSHLLQLREQKQATHDDLVGHALTVLLDGYDTTGTALLHALYYLAESPAAQQKLRTEIFSSLDEEKSIDFDKLCGLPYLEQVVYESLRLSSLIPQYTKVCTTSTDIKLSELKNIRVEKGIMIMIPNYQFHHDEKYFSDPEDFRPERFDNGAYQELMRKGIFLPFSDGPRVCMGIRLALLTLKSALFYIICNFYVVRKTERLIPRGDSGFGVVLQGDINLEYRRVFR